One Candidatus Delongbacteria bacterium DNA segment encodes these proteins:
- a CDS encoding BamA/TamA family outer membrane protein, with amino-acid sequence MSQLDHFRYPLALPCWLLLVLWLTWPGATSAATPEDDARALARVAAPYKGWQMGRLRLEGIPPRLEKTLRKGLVLVGTPRLGGLLGHKRPALTLDLLAADADRILLLLARNGYPWARLDARAAAQSRRRVKIVLRVETGPAIQIDSLRLEGLDDPALAGRRAGLLALLPQPGGRFQDEAYRSGSRAVEESLRGVGRARATCTSEVRRADSLHVSLEYQVRPGPACRVDSLVVTGVQPDLIRLARRSLSPLRGRPCTTRLLDLAQERLSLLGVYRQIRFQLLDPPAGRADPGALTLQADLAPRAPQLLEAGVGWWTTEGGRVSARWSHANLFGGGRGLQVGGSLSRVRQTGRVEAWWPALILPTLRGEIQLLQDRQQEENYHLLNRELRVGGRVQPSLVLTFSGGLAVSVVNLDEFSPDSTAYLARPGRQTVFNVQALRNSTDDPLDPRSGTLTSFQSEWTLPGFFSTANYLRLEGERAAYRSLGSFTGAARLHLGLAWPLGNSPDLLPNRRFFAGGMDHRGFGRHLLGPLDEQGASTGGQALALGSLELRVPLVWRLGLALFVDAGQVWSSPGAARFRELEYAVGPALLLRTPIGPVRTDLGLRVGAADDELDPWALHVSIGHSF; translated from the coding sequence ATGTCACAGCTGGATCATTTCCGTTACCCACTGGCCTTGCCCTGCTGGCTGCTGCTTGTCCTGTGGCTGACGTGGCCGGGGGCGACGAGCGCCGCCACGCCGGAGGACGACGCCCGGGCCCTGGCCCGGGTGGCTGCCCCCTACAAGGGCTGGCAGATGGGCCGACTGCGGCTGGAGGGCATTCCGCCCCGACTGGAGAAGACCTTGCGCAAGGGCCTGGTCCTGGTCGGCACGCCGCGGCTGGGCGGCCTGCTGGGCCACAAGCGGCCCGCCCTGACCCTGGACCTGCTGGCGGCGGACGCCGACCGCATCCTGCTGCTGCTGGCCCGCAATGGCTATCCGTGGGCGCGGCTGGACGCGCGCGCTGCGGCCCAGTCCCGGCGCCGGGTGAAAATCGTGCTGCGGGTGGAGACCGGCCCGGCGATCCAGATCGACAGCCTGCGGCTGGAGGGATTGGACGATCCGGCGCTGGCCGGCCGGCGCGCCGGACTGCTGGCCCTCCTGCCGCAGCCGGGCGGGCGCTTCCAGGACGAAGCCTACCGGAGCGGCAGCCGGGCCGTGGAGGAATCCCTGCGCGGCGTGGGCCGCGCCCGGGCCACCTGCACGTCCGAAGTCCGGCGGGCGGACTCCCTGCACGTGAGCCTGGAGTACCAGGTGCGGCCGGGGCCGGCCTGCCGGGTGGACAGCCTCGTCGTGACGGGCGTGCAGCCGGACCTGATCCGCCTGGCCCGCCGCTCCCTCTCCCCGTTGCGGGGCCGCCCCTGCACCACGCGCCTGCTGGATCTGGCCCAGGAGCGGCTGAGCCTGCTGGGCGTCTACCGGCAAATCCGTTTCCAATTGCTGGACCCGCCGGCGGGGCGCGCGGACCCCGGCGCGCTGACCCTGCAGGCCGACCTGGCCCCGCGCGCGCCGCAATTGCTGGAGGCGGGCGTGGGCTGGTGGACCACGGAGGGCGGCCGGGTGAGCGCGCGCTGGTCCCACGCCAACCTGTTCGGCGGCGGACGTGGCCTGCAGGTGGGCGGCAGCCTCTCGCGCGTGAGACAGACCGGCCGTGTGGAGGCCTGGTGGCCGGCGCTGATCCTGCCCACGCTGCGGGGCGAAATCCAGCTGCTGCAGGACCGTCAACAGGAGGAGAACTACCACCTGCTCAACCGCGAACTACGGGTGGGCGGACGCGTCCAGCCCTCGCTGGTGCTGACCTTCAGCGGCGGGCTGGCGGTCTCCGTGGTCAACCTGGACGAGTTCTCGCCGGACAGCACGGCCTACCTGGCCCGGCCGGGCCGCCAGACGGTCTTCAACGTGCAGGCCCTGCGCAACAGCACGGACGATCCGCTGGACCCGCGCAGCGGCACGCTGACCAGTTTCCAGTCGGAGTGGACCCTGCCCGGCTTCTTCAGCACCGCCAACTACCTGCGGCTCGAGGGCGAACGGGCCGCCTACCGCAGTCTGGGCAGCTTCACGGGGGCCGCGCGCCTGCATCTGGGGCTGGCCTGGCCGCTGGGCAACTCGCCGGACCTGCTGCCCAACCGGCGCTTTTTCGCCGGGGGCATGGACCACCGCGGCTTCGGGCGCCACCTGCTGGGGCCGCTGGACGAACAGGGCGCTTCCACGGGCGGCCAGGCCCTGGCCCTGGGCTCGCTGGAGCTGCGCGTGCCGCTGGTCTGGCGGCTGGGCCTGGCTCTGTTCGTGGACGCCGGGCAGGTCTGGAGCAGCCCGGGCGCGGCGCGCTTCCGCGAATTGGAGTACGCCGTCGGTCCCGCCCTGCTCCTCCGGACTCCCATCGGTCCGGTGCGCACGGATCTGGGCCTGCGGGTGGGCGCGGCGGACGACGAACTGGATCCCTGGGCCCTGCACGTGTCCATCGGTCACTCTTTCTAG
- a CDS encoding DUF2238 domain-containing protein: MTRHVPLLLLAGYLLLFGLLAIQPYDRTVWWAENLPILAIVAIVVVLHRRFRFTPLACGLMAVLVYLHTIGGHFTFSRVPFDWITDTFGFQRNHFDRVAHFSVGFYAFAIAEVLQRRRLVRSRFLLLSYPLCFILAVAAGYEIFEWQFAVLGDPTAGAEVLGSQGDVWDAQRDMLADLLGALAALLLYASLRFRGAFDRS; encoded by the coding sequence ATGACCCGACACGTGCCCCTGCTGCTGCTGGCCGGCTACCTGCTGCTCTTCGGCCTGCTGGCCATCCAGCCCTACGACCGCACGGTCTGGTGGGCGGAGAATCTGCCCATCCTGGCCATCGTGGCCATCGTGGTGGTCCTGCACCGGCGCTTCCGGTTCACGCCGCTGGCCTGCGGGTTGATGGCCGTGCTGGTCTACCTGCACACCATCGGCGGCCACTTCACCTTCTCCCGCGTGCCCTTCGACTGGATCACGGACACCTTCGGTTTCCAGCGCAACCACTTCGACCGGGTGGCCCACTTCAGCGTGGGCTTCTACGCCTTCGCCATCGCGGAGGTGCTGCAGCGGCGGCGCCTGGTGCGCTCGCGCTTTCTGCTCCTCAGCTACCCGCTCTGCTTCATCCTGGCGGTCGCCGCAGGCTACGAGATTTTCGAGTGGCAGTTCGCCGTGTTGGGGGATCCAACTGCCGGGGCGGAAGTGCTGGGTTCGCAGGGTGATGTGTGGGACGCCCAGCGCGACATGCTCGCCGACCTGTTGGGCGCGCTCGCGGCGCTGCTGCTCTACGCGTCACTGCGCTTCCGCGGTGCCTTCGACCGCAGCTGA
- a CDS encoding DUF5916 domain-containing protein — MRHPLPQGWIGCLVSAALCGSLAHGQETAPPAAEKQARAVRLAGEPPHLDGRLDEELWSQAAWVRGLTQKDPVEGLPAGELTEVAFVYDENSLYVAARLSTALTGRLRTRLSPRDDMAQTQSFFISLDTYHDHRTAYTFGVTAAGVKVDFYHPFDEELNQVLAWDPVWDVRTQVHDDHWIVEARIPFSQLRFNPVDELVFGLQIDRWTPERDAEDYWCMVPRAETGWASRFGELQGIRGVRPSRRIELLPYAAGEARLLHNPDPTDPFHDDSEFEGRLGGDLKMGLGPNLTLDATVNPDFGQVEADPAQLNLTAFETVLEERRPFFLEGDRLLRGQGPRYYYSRRIGAQPPFPALADTVTHVDMPPNSRILGAVKLSGRLTGGLSIAALGALTDEEHARIHNSGSGRSDGLMVQPRTRSGVLRLQQEFAGGRSNVGFTATHLQRTLKDDPQLSARLAETAASGGVDWYLRAADNLHSLSGYWGVSRVAGDSLAISRLQRRPAHYFQRPDVSHVHLDDGRESLAGWAGALSLDREGGRHWRWSVNAAAESPGFELNDLGQLTSADDINSGVQLTWEENQGQGIFRRYTLWNNYLASWNFGGLPTDRHMESGFWGQFPNYWTLEAAYDRGLSAFSDDLSRGGPTLGDAGWHYARISTGSPDILRPNHVGSGLDLTWGEDHRLNVSGWFFGRFRPGPNVEIRLNPSVSRSWNPTQYIATLPASYTGLADDLVLFSRLDYREVRVATRWRYTLNPRLRLEFYAEPFMASVSYDDPGRHVGARSQNVRRYRAEERLERGPNGEWIIQEESGPVAWYQPNVEFASWRSTMVIRWDWRLGSTFYLVWQQDREHFIERQNPDRTPDPLAGLQHGGDNLIALKLSAWLPLS; from the coding sequence ATGAGACATCCTCTGCCGCAGGGATGGATAGGCTGCCTGGTGTCCGCCGCGCTGTGCGGCTCCCTGGCCCACGGCCAGGAGACGGCGCCCCCGGCGGCGGAGAAGCAGGCCCGGGCCGTGCGTCTGGCGGGCGAGCCGCCCCACCTCGACGGTCGGCTGGACGAGGAGCTCTGGAGCCAGGCCGCCTGGGTGCGTGGCCTGACCCAGAAGGATCCCGTAGAGGGCCTGCCGGCGGGCGAACTGACGGAAGTGGCCTTCGTCTACGACGAGAACAGCCTCTACGTGGCCGCCCGGCTCTCCACGGCCCTCACCGGCCGCCTGCGGACCCGGCTCAGCCCCCGGGACGACATGGCCCAGACCCAGTCCTTCTTCATCTCCCTGGACACCTACCACGACCACCGGACGGCCTACACCTTCGGCGTGACGGCGGCGGGCGTCAAGGTGGACTTCTACCATCCCTTTGACGAGGAGCTGAACCAGGTGCTGGCCTGGGATCCCGTCTGGGACGTGCGCACCCAGGTCCACGACGACCACTGGATCGTCGAGGCGCGCATCCCCTTCTCCCAGCTGCGCTTCAATCCGGTGGACGAGCTGGTCTTCGGACTGCAGATCGACCGCTGGACGCCCGAGCGCGACGCCGAGGACTACTGGTGCATGGTGCCCCGCGCGGAGACCGGCTGGGCCTCGCGCTTCGGCGAACTGCAGGGGATTCGCGGCGTGCGGCCCTCCCGGCGCATCGAGCTATTGCCCTACGCCGCCGGCGAGGCCCGCCTGCTGCACAATCCCGATCCCACCGATCCCTTCCACGACGACAGCGAATTCGAGGGCCGGCTGGGCGGCGACCTCAAGATGGGCCTGGGCCCCAACCTGACGCTGGACGCCACGGTGAACCCCGACTTCGGCCAGGTGGAGGCCGATCCGGCCCAGCTCAACCTGACGGCCTTCGAGACCGTGCTGGAGGAGCGCCGGCCCTTCTTCCTGGAGGGAGACCGGCTGCTGCGCGGGCAGGGACCGCGCTACTACTACTCGCGCCGCATCGGCGCCCAGCCGCCCTTTCCCGCGCTGGCGGACACGGTGACCCACGTGGACATGCCCCCCAACTCGCGGATTCTCGGGGCGGTCAAGCTCAGCGGCCGGCTCACCGGCGGGTTGTCCATCGCGGCGCTGGGCGCCCTGACGGACGAGGAGCACGCCCGGATCCACAACAGCGGCAGCGGACGCAGCGACGGCTTGATGGTCCAGCCGCGCACCCGCTCGGGCGTGCTGCGCCTGCAGCAGGAATTCGCCGGCGGACGCTCCAACGTGGGGTTCACGGCCACGCACCTGCAGCGGACCCTCAAGGACGACCCGCAGCTCAGCGCCCGGCTGGCGGAAACGGCGGCCTCCGGCGGCGTGGACTGGTATCTGCGCGCGGCGGACAACCTGCACAGCCTGAGCGGCTACTGGGGCGTCAGCCGCGTGGCCGGGGACTCCCTGGCCATCAGTCGCCTGCAGCGCCGGCCTGCGCACTACTTCCAGCGCCCGGACGTCTCCCACGTCCACCTGGACGACGGTCGCGAGTCGCTGGCAGGCTGGGCCGGCGCATTGTCGCTGGACCGCGAGGGCGGCCGCCATTGGCGCTGGTCGGTCAACGCCGCCGCCGAATCCCCGGGCTTCGAGCTCAACGACCTGGGCCAGCTCACCAGCGCCGACGACATCAATTCCGGCGTGCAGCTCACCTGGGAGGAGAACCAGGGCCAGGGAATCTTCCGCCGCTACACGCTCTGGAACAACTACCTGGCCAGCTGGAATTTCGGCGGCCTGCCCACCGACCGCCACATGGAGAGCGGCTTCTGGGGCCAGTTCCCCAACTACTGGACGCTGGAGGCCGCCTACGACCGCGGCCTCTCCGCCTTCAGCGACGACCTGAGCCGCGGCGGCCCCACCCTGGGCGACGCCGGCTGGCACTACGCGCGGATCTCGACGGGCAGCCCGGACATCCTCCGTCCCAACCACGTCGGTTCGGGCCTGGACCTGACCTGGGGCGAGGATCACCGGCTCAATGTCAGCGGCTGGTTCTTCGGCCGCTTCCGGCCCGGCCCCAACGTGGAGATCCGGCTCAACCCTTCGGTCTCGCGCAGTTGGAACCCGACCCAGTACATCGCCACGCTGCCGGCCTCCTACACGGGTCTGGCCGACGATCTGGTGCTGTTCTCACGCCTGGACTACCGCGAGGTGCGCGTCGCCACGCGCTGGCGCTACACGCTCAATCCCCGGCTGCGGCTGGAGTTCTACGCCGAGCCCTTCATGGCCAGCGTGAGCTACGACGACCCGGGCCGCCACGTGGGCGCCCGCAGCCAGAACGTGCGGCGCTATCGGGCGGAGGAGCGGCTGGAGCGGGGGCCCAACGGCGAGTGGATCATCCAGGAGGAGAGCGGACCGGTGGCCTGGTACCAGCCCAACGTGGAGTTCGCCTCCTGGCGCAGCACCATGGTCATCCGCTGGGATTGGCGGCTGGGCTCCACCTTCTACCTGGTCTGGCAGCAGGACCGCGAGCACTTCATCGAACGGCAGAATCCGGACCGTACGCCGGACCCGCTGGCCGGCCTGCAGCACGGCGGCGACAACCTGATCGCCTTGAAACTCAGCGCCTGGCTGCCGCTCAGTTGA
- a CDS encoding translocation/assembly module TamB domain-containing protein: protein MNSTLQPSSPAPPPPPAPPRRLAWGWRLLLACALLLGVPATLVLLPPLRQALLVGTLPDLLAGLPGGGPRLDGLRWPRLGRLEAEGLLWVVDGDTLLSARRIRLELELKPLLRRDLRLRELQAEDLTLDLPALRRAFPPAATPAPESRRWLRPGAWSGLPSLACARLEVRGGPLRLDSLRSVRRFTVLGGLELGAGHEPAWWLDSLQLSLTEPATELEGADLRLEPARGLLGGRLLIRSQPDWSARLDVTGPAGQRRARLEVRQVERTLLGLELGVQALRQDSLWSGLRLTGRMNLAGSADWGSWPPLQPVLRVAPDLPPLTDAGLSLELNWASRRDLRLVLEARPGAWLEGAFVHAELLKEGLSLDSLELRPRGLRLRGHARLEAQHLKAGLEAVLLDSSGLDLLPLTRGWPRDLLARLGLEVDLPPAGGGNAAFSLGASSRGLRLSLAGRATDGSRLRLDTLLVRETAGGARVTEPGGGRLTRDEAGGWSSPSLVLAGDLGRWELGGRLDRLGSGPFTLDGRLAGLSPAAGRLLHLPDSLRRRLNAALALGEPAHLQATGRLRQRSAGRQLNAAGHLLLPGPERLAGLLPAGARLTGLGDPRLDWSLDWRQDRRGASWQAGLSGQAPGWLDSLAATLAGTRAELSLSDGRLRLPGLELDLAARRSGPLQELAASWQLDNLDLLTRFLPALAGASAQLSGTLGLRGRSSDPDLDLAARGSYRQGGLELANVDLTARRDSLGLYAEARVPGGLQAGGLWLDSLSSTYQGPAGPGKLFFPGQGWIRAVGGESSLEAELGLERAGGWVVSGRRLTLGAGQTRLETRRPFTLLLPASGGLRLDSLELAGPSGSLLASADLATVPAPAWARLTLDLDPRSLPWPERVPQGLRPERLRLEVDASRADGLRSSLKLDGLQARSGPKMDLLARVNGELLRPELAAWVTGAADTLLRAAGRLPLQLRLWPPALLPALDPLELELVFHELPVPLARPVEGGKEATARLGGTLRLQGNAAEPQLRGDLRVSAPDDPLLEDYLALLILDWANAPGAGPLLRADLDLSRAGRQLATGHAAVPARFSAEGQWVTGELEAELQANGLSLAELNSLLPEDLWLAGQARLNLRAAGPLRNPELEGRLSVAGLEARQSQGTHVFGEADLTLGGDLAHPGLWGRVVLENGEVHLPKIAHSLLDARGSALLWEMEVGEDRRMDPAAGQTGSWLDSLELDLDLRIPNTVRVRGGDLDLESRGDLTLNRQAGRLSLAGDLQVLSGEFRLLGRQFTAESGTLVWYGDHNLSPHLNLDLFTTAGSTRVMVALTGTLNRPLLELSSDPPLEEGEIMALLLFRRSTDELDSQQENQLREQATQLATDYGMAALQANLSRTLHLDLLRWDSAGSDWQGTLLVGKYLGPRVLVYYEQSLSLQESYRLHVDYVVTRHLRLDTSMGTRGQSGVSLNWSRVW, encoded by the coding sequence ATGAACAGCACGCTCCAGCCGTCCTCCCCCGCCCCGCCGCCGCCGCCCGCGCCGCCGCGCCGCTTGGCCTGGGGCTGGCGCCTGTTGTTGGCATGCGCGCTGCTGCTGGGAGTCCCGGCCACGCTCGTGCTGCTGCCGCCCCTGCGCCAGGCTCTGCTGGTCGGGACCCTGCCTGACCTGCTGGCCGGCCTGCCCGGCGGCGGACCGCGGCTGGACGGGCTGCGCTGGCCCCGGCTGGGCCGCCTGGAGGCCGAGGGCCTGCTCTGGGTGGTGGACGGCGACACGCTGCTCTCCGCCCGGCGGATCCGCCTGGAGCTGGAACTCAAGCCGCTGCTCCGGCGCGACCTGCGGCTGCGCGAGCTGCAGGCCGAGGACCTGACCCTGGACCTGCCGGCCCTGCGGCGGGCCTTTCCACCCGCCGCGACTCCGGCGCCGGAGTCGCGGCGCTGGCTGCGCCCGGGGGCCTGGTCCGGGCTGCCCTCGCTGGCCTGCGCGCGGCTGGAAGTGCGCGGCGGCCCGCTGCGGCTGGATTCCCTGCGCAGCGTCCGTCGATTCACCGTGCTGGGCGGGCTGGAACTGGGCGCCGGGCACGAGCCGGCCTGGTGGCTGGACAGCCTGCAGCTCAGCCTGACGGAACCGGCCACGGAGCTGGAGGGCGCCGATCTGCGGCTGGAACCGGCGCGGGGCCTGCTGGGCGGCCGCTTGCTCATCCGCTCCCAACCCGACTGGAGCGCCCGCCTGGACGTGACCGGCCCGGCCGGTCAGCGCCGGGCGCGCCTCGAGGTGCGGCAGGTGGAACGTACCCTGCTCGGACTGGAGCTGGGCGTGCAGGCGCTGCGCCAGGATTCCCTCTGGAGCGGCCTGCGGCTCACGGGGAGGATGAACCTGGCCGGATCCGCCGACTGGGGCAGCTGGCCTCCGCTCCAACCCGTGCTGCGCGTGGCGCCGGACCTGCCGCCCCTGACGGATGCCGGGCTGAGCCTGGAGCTGAACTGGGCTTCCCGCCGCGACCTGCGGCTGGTCCTCGAAGCCCGACCCGGCGCCTGGTTGGAGGGGGCCTTCGTCCACGCGGAGCTGCTCAAGGAGGGTCTGAGCCTGGACAGCCTGGAGCTGCGGCCGCGCGGCCTGCGGCTGCGGGGCCATGCCCGGCTGGAGGCGCAGCATCTCAAGGCCGGATTGGAGGCCGTCCTGCTGGACTCCAGCGGGCTGGACCTGCTGCCGCTGACCCGCGGCTGGCCGCGCGACCTGCTGGCCCGCCTGGGGTTGGAAGTGGACCTTCCGCCGGCGGGCGGCGGCAACGCGGCGTTCTCCCTGGGCGCCTCCAGCCGGGGTCTGCGCCTGAGCCTGGCGGGCCGGGCGACGGACGGGTCGCGGCTGAGGCTGGACACGCTGCTGGTCCGTGAGACAGCGGGGGGAGCCCGGGTGACCGAACCCGGCGGCGGCCGGCTGACGCGGGACGAGGCCGGCGGCTGGTCCAGCCCGTCGCTGGTGCTGGCCGGCGACCTGGGCCGCTGGGAACTGGGTGGCCGACTGGACCGCCTGGGCAGCGGACCCTTCACGCTGGACGGCCGGCTGGCCGGCCTGTCGCCCGCCGCGGGGCGCCTGCTGCACCTGCCGGACAGCCTGCGCCGCCGTCTGAACGCAGCCCTGGCCCTGGGCGAACCGGCGCACCTGCAGGCGACGGGACGGCTGCGGCAGCGGAGCGCCGGACGCCAGCTGAACGCCGCGGGCCACTTGCTGCTGCCGGGCCCGGAGCGCCTGGCCGGACTGCTCCCCGCCGGCGCCCGGCTGACGGGTCTGGGCGATCCCCGGCTGGACTGGAGTCTGGACTGGCGCCAGGATCGCCGGGGCGCGAGCTGGCAGGCCGGCCTCAGCGGTCAGGCGCCGGGCTGGCTGGACAGTCTGGCGGCGACCCTGGCGGGCACCCGCGCCGAGCTGAGTCTGAGCGACGGTCGGCTGCGGCTGCCCGGGCTGGAACTTGATCTGGCCGCCCGGCGGAGCGGGCCGCTGCAGGAGCTGGCCGCCAGCTGGCAGTTGGACAATCTGGATCTGCTGACGCGCTTCCTGCCGGCGCTGGCCGGGGCGAGTGCGCAACTGAGCGGCACGCTGGGCCTGCGCGGCCGGAGCTCGGATCCTGATCTGGACCTGGCGGCGCGCGGCTCCTATCGCCAGGGGGGACTGGAACTGGCAAACGTGGACCTGACGGCCCGGCGCGACAGCCTGGGTCTCTACGCCGAGGCCCGGGTGCCGGGCGGTCTGCAGGCGGGCGGGCTCTGGCTGGACTCGCTCTCCTCGACCTATCAGGGGCCGGCCGGCCCGGGCAAGCTGTTCTTTCCCGGCCAGGGCTGGATCCGCGCCGTGGGCGGGGAGAGCTCGCTGGAGGCCGAACTGGGCCTGGAACGCGCCGGCGGCTGGGTGGTGAGCGGTCGGCGCCTGACCCTGGGCGCCGGCCAGACCCGGCTGGAGACCCGCCGACCCTTCACCCTGCTCCTGCCCGCGTCGGGCGGCCTGCGGCTGGACAGCCTGGAGTTGGCGGGACCGTCCGGCTCCCTGCTGGCCTCCGCCGATCTGGCCACCGTCCCCGCCCCCGCCTGGGCGCGGCTGACGCTGGACCTGGATCCGCGCAGCCTGCCCTGGCCGGAGCGCGTGCCCCAGGGCCTGCGGCCGGAGCGCCTGCGGCTGGAGGTGGATGCGTCCCGCGCCGACGGCCTGCGCTCCAGCCTGAAACTGGACGGCCTGCAGGCGCGCAGCGGTCCGAAGATGGATCTGCTGGCGCGCGTGAACGGCGAACTGCTGCGGCCGGAGCTGGCCGCCTGGGTCACGGGGGCGGCCGACACCCTGCTGCGGGCCGCGGGCCGGCTGCCGCTGCAGCTGCGGCTCTGGCCACCCGCCCTGTTGCCCGCCCTGGATCCGCTGGAGCTGGAGCTGGTCTTCCACGAATTGCCGGTGCCCCTGGCCCGGCCGGTGGAGGGCGGCAAGGAGGCCACGGCGCGGCTGGGCGGCACGCTCCGCCTGCAGGGCAACGCCGCCGAGCCGCAGCTGCGGGGCGACCTGCGTGTGAGCGCGCCCGACGATCCGCTGCTAGAGGACTATCTGGCCCTGCTGATTCTGGACTGGGCCAACGCGCCGGGCGCCGGTCCCCTGCTGCGCGCCGACCTGGACCTCAGCCGCGCGGGCCGCCAGCTGGCCACGGGCCACGCCGCCGTGCCGGCCCGCTTCTCGGCGGAGGGCCAGTGGGTCACGGGGGAGCTTGAGGCGGAACTGCAGGCCAACGGCCTCTCCCTGGCGGAGTTGAACAGCCTGCTGCCCGAGGACCTCTGGCTGGCGGGCCAGGCCCGGCTGAACCTGCGGGCCGCGGGGCCGCTGCGCAACCCTGAGCTGGAGGGCCGCTTAAGCGTGGCGGGCCTGGAGGCGCGGCAGTCCCAGGGCACCCACGTGTTCGGGGAGGCCGACCTCACCCTGGGCGGCGATCTGGCCCATCCCGGCTTGTGGGGCCGCGTGGTGCTGGAAAACGGCGAGGTGCATCTGCCCAAGATCGCCCACAGCCTGTTGGACGCCCGGGGCAGCGCCCTGCTCTGGGAGATGGAAGTGGGCGAGGATCGGCGGATGGATCCCGCGGCCGGCCAGACGGGGAGCTGGCTGGACTCGCTGGAGCTGGATCTGGACCTGCGGATTCCCAACACCGTGCGCGTACGGGGCGGCGACCTGGATTTGGAGAGCCGCGGCGACCTGACCCTGAATCGTCAGGCGGGGCGCCTCTCCCTGGCGGGCGACCTGCAGGTGCTCTCCGGCGAGTTCCGCCTCCTGGGGCGTCAGTTCACGGCGGAGTCCGGCACCCTGGTCTGGTACGGCGACCACAATCTTTCGCCCCACCTGAACCTGGACCTCTTCACCACGGCGGGCAGCACGCGCGTGATGGTCGCGCTGACGGGCACGCTGAATCGGCCGCTGCTGGAACTCAGCTCCGATCCACCGCTGGAGGAGGGGGAGATCATGGCCCTGCTGCTCTTCCGGCGCTCCACCGACGAGCTGGACAGCCAGCAGGAGAACCAGCTGCGCGAGCAGGCCACCCAGCTGGCCACCGACTACGGGATGGCCGCGCTGCAGGCCAACCTGTCGCGCACGCTGCACCTGGATCTGCTGCGCTGGGACTCCGCCGGCAGCGACTGGCAGGGCACGCTGCTGGTGGGCAAGTACCTGGGACCGCGCGTGCTGGTGTATTACGAGCAGTCCCTGAGCCTGCAGGAGAGCTACCGCCTGCACGTGGACTACGTCGTCACCCGCCACCTGCGGCTGGACACCTCCATGGGCACCCGCGGCCAGAGCGGCGTGTCCCTCAACTGGAGCCGCGTCTGGTGA